In Geobacillus kaustophilus, a genomic segment contains:
- the dtd gene encoding D-aminoacyl-tRNA deacylase has protein sequence MRAVIQRAKEAKVTVGGEVVGAIDAGFVVLLGITHEDTEDDAAYLAEKIAHLRVFEDEDGKMNRSLLDVGGAVLSVSQFTLYGDCRKGRRPNFMAAAKPDHALPLYEAFNAALRERGVHVETGVFGAMMDVSLTNDGPVTLIIDSSEKLGNR, from the coding sequence GTGAGAGCGGTCATCCAGCGGGCGAAAGAGGCCAAAGTCACCGTCGGCGGCGAAGTCGTTGGTGCCATTGATGCGGGTTTTGTCGTCCTTCTTGGCATCACGCATGAAGATACAGAAGACGATGCTGCCTATTTGGCTGAGAAAATCGCTCATTTGCGCGTTTTTGAAGATGAAGACGGAAAAATGAACCGCTCCTTGCTTGACGTCGGCGGGGCAGTGTTGTCCGTGTCGCAGTTCACCCTTTACGGCGACTGCCGGAAAGGGCGGCGGCCGAACTTTATGGCGGCGGCCAAGCCCGACCATGCCTTGCCGCTGTATGAGGCGTTCAACGCCGCTTTGCGCGAAAGAGGCGTTCATGTAGAAACCGGCGTATTCGGTGCGATGATGGACGTATCGCTCACAAACGACGGGCCAGTCACCTTGATCATCGACAGCAGCGAGAAACTGGGAAACAGATGA
- the ahpF gene encoding alkyl hydroperoxide reductase subunit F produces the protein MLLDADIKAQLAQYLQLLENDIVLTVSAGDDNVSRDMLALIDELTAMSSKIKVEKAKLERTPSFSVNRVGENTGITFAGVPLGHEFTSLVLALLQVSGRPPKVSQDVVDRIQQIRGKHHFETYVSLTCHNCPDVVQALNIMSVLNPDISHTMIDGAAFKEEAEQKGIMAVPTVFLNGKLFASGRMSLEDILTKLGSAPDASSFADKEPFDVLVIGGGPAGATAAIYAARKGIRTGIVAERFGGQILDTLGIENFISVKYTEGPKLAASIEEHVKQYNVDIMNSQRAKRLEKKDLIEVELENGAVLKSKTVVIATGARWRNLGVPGEEEFKNKGVAYCPHCDGPLFEGKHVAVIGGGNSGVEAAIDLAGIASHVTLLEFAPELKADAVLQDRLYSLPNVTVIKNAQTTEITGTDKVNGLTYIDQETGEEHHIELQGVFVQIGLVPNTEWLEGTVERNRFGEIIVDKRGATNVEGVFAAGDCTDSAYKQIIISMGSGATAALSAFDYLIRH, from the coding sequence ATGCTGCTGGATGCTGACATCAAGGCGCAACTAGCCCAGTATTTGCAATTGCTTGAAAATGATATTGTCTTGACGGTAAGCGCGGGAGACGACAACGTTTCCCGCGATATGCTTGCTTTAATCGATGAATTAACGGCGATGTCGTCGAAAATCAAAGTCGAAAAAGCGAAGCTGGAACGAACGCCAAGCTTCAGCGTCAACCGGGTCGGCGAAAACACCGGCATCACCTTCGCCGGCGTGCCGCTCGGCCATGAATTTACGTCCCTCGTTTTGGCGTTGCTTCAAGTGAGCGGGCGGCCGCCGAAAGTCAGCCAAGACGTCGTGGACCGCATTCAACAAATCAGAGGCAAACATCATTTTGAAACGTACGTCAGCTTGACCTGCCACAACTGCCCGGACGTCGTCCAAGCGCTCAACATCATGAGCGTGTTGAACCCAGACATTTCGCATACGATGATCGACGGGGCGGCGTTTAAAGAAGAAGCGGAGCAAAAAGGGATTATGGCCGTACCGACGGTGTTTTTAAACGGCAAACTGTTCGCGAGCGGCCGCATGTCGCTTGAAGATATCCTCACCAAATTAGGGAGTGCTCCGGATGCTTCTTCCTTCGCCGACAAAGAGCCGTTCGATGTGCTGGTGATCGGCGGCGGCCCTGCGGGTGCGACAGCAGCCATTTACGCAGCGCGCAAAGGCATTCGCACTGGGATTGTTGCGGAGCGCTTCGGTGGACAAATTTTAGATACGCTCGGCATTGAAAACTTTATCAGCGTCAAATATACGGAAGGACCGAAGCTTGCGGCCAGCATTGAGGAACATGTGAAGCAATACAACGTCGACATCATGAACTCGCAGCGGGCAAAACGACTCGAGAAAAAAGACTTGATTGAAGTCGAGTTGGAAAACGGCGCCGTGTTGAAAAGCAAAACGGTTGTGATCGCAACGGGCGCCCGTTGGCGCAACCTTGGCGTGCCGGGCGAGGAAGAGTTCAAAAACAAAGGGGTCGCCTATTGCCCGCATTGCGACGGCCCGCTGTTCGAAGGAAAGCACGTGGCGGTCATCGGCGGCGGGAACTCTGGAGTCGAAGCGGCGATTGACCTGGCTGGCATCGCCAGCCATGTGACGCTGCTTGAGTTCGCCCCTGAACTCAAGGCGGATGCTGTTTTGCAAGATCGTTTGTACAGCTTGCCGAACGTAACGGTGATCAAAAACGCGCAAACGACGGAAATCACCGGCACGGACAAAGTCAACGGCTTGACGTACATCGACCAGGAAACAGGGGAAGAACACCATATCGAATTGCAAGGCGTGTTCGTGCAAATCGGCCTTGTCCCGAACACCGAATGGCTTGAAGGAACAGTGGAACGGAATCGCTTCGGCGAAATCATCGTCGATAAACGCGGCGCGACGAACGTGGAAGGCGTCTTTGCCGCGGGCGACTGCACGGACAGCGCCTATAAGCAAATCATTATTTCGATGGGCTCGGGTGCAACCGCGGCGTTAAGCGCGTTTGATTATTTGATTCGCCATTAA
- the ahpC gene encoding alkyl hydroperoxide reductase subunit C translates to MSLVGKKVQPFRAQAYHNGDFVEVTEQNFLGKWSIVCFYPADFTFVCPTELEDLQDHYATFKELGVEVYSVSTDTHFTHKAWHDTSPAIGKIEYVMIGDPSHQLSRMFDVLDEEQGLAQRGTFIIDPDGVIQAVEINADGIGRNASTLIDKIKAAQYVRNHPGEVCPAKWKEGAETLKPSLDLVGKI, encoded by the coding sequence ATGTCACTCGTAGGAAAAAAAGTGCAACCATTCCGAGCACAAGCGTATCACAACGGTGACTTCGTCGAAGTGACGGAGCAAAACTTTTTAGGAAAATGGAGCATCGTCTGCTTCTATCCGGCGGACTTTACGTTCGTCTGCCCGACGGAGCTCGAAGACTTGCAAGACCACTACGCAACGTTTAAAGAACTTGGCGTGGAAGTGTACTCGGTTTCGACCGACACCCACTTTACTCATAAAGCATGGCACGATACATCGCCAGCTATCGGCAAAATCGAATACGTGATGATCGGCGACCCGTCGCATCAACTGTCGCGCATGTTTGATGTGCTCGATGAAGAACAAGGATTGGCGCAACGCGGCACGTTCATCATTGACCCAGACGGCGTCATTCAAGCGGTGGAAATCAATGCGGACGGCATCGGCCGCAACGCCAGCACGCTGATTGATAAAATTAAAGCGGCCCAATATGTGCGCAACCATCCGGGTGAAGTCTGCCCGGCGAAATGGAAAGAAGGAGCGGAAACGCTGAAGCCAAGCCTAGACCTCGTCGGCAAAATTTAA
- a CDS encoding RelA/SpoT family protein, with product MANEQVLTAEQVFERASCYLSEQDVAFLKKAYEFAKHAHRDQFRKSGEPYIIHPIQVAGILVDLKMDATTIAAGFLHDVIEDTEATKEDLEREFGAEVAMLVDGVTKLGKIKYKSQEEQQAENHRKMFLAMAQDIRVILIKLADRLHNMRTLKHLPVEKQRRIANETLEIFAPLAHRLGISKIKWELEDTALRYLNPQQYYRIVNLMKKKRAEREQYLEEVIQEVRERLNEVHIPCEISGRPKHIYSIYRKMVMQNKQFNEIYDLLAVRIIVNSIKDCYAVLGIIHTCWKPMPGRFKDYIAMPKPNMYQSLHTTVIGPKGEPLEVQIRTFEMHQIAEFGIAAHWAYKEGKTIKPNSFEEKLSWFREILEWQNDASNAEEFMESLKMDLFSDMVFVFTPKGDVIELPAGSVPIDFAYRIHSEIGNKTIGAKVNGKMVPLDYKLQTGDIVEILTSNHSYGPSQDWLKLAKTSQARNKIRQFFKKQRREENIEKGKEMVEKEVRSLGFEPKEVMTADNVKRVAEKFNFSNEDDMYAAVGYHGITAAQIAHRLTEKWRKQRDLEEQQRKLAEAVFEAKLPAGKKRDCGIRVQGMDNLLIRLSRCCNPVPGDEIIGFITRGRGISVHRADCPNVKTEEAADRLIAVEWESGANGEREYNVDIEITGFDRRGLLNEVLQAVNETRTDISAVSGRSDHRHKIATIHMTIAIHNLSHLQKVVERIKQIPDIYSVQRLMNN from the coding sequence ATGGCCAATGAACAAGTGCTGACAGCGGAGCAAGTGTTTGAACGAGCGAGCTGTTATTTGTCGGAACAAGACGTCGCCTTTTTGAAAAAGGCGTATGAGTTTGCCAAGCACGCCCATCGCGACCAATTTCGGAAATCGGGCGAACCATACATCATCCATCCGATTCAAGTCGCGGGCATTTTGGTGGACTTAAAGATGGACGCGACAACGATCGCCGCCGGGTTTTTGCATGATGTCATCGAAGACACCGAGGCGACAAAAGAAGACCTCGAGCGCGAGTTCGGCGCGGAAGTGGCGATGCTTGTCGACGGGGTGACGAAGCTTGGGAAAATTAAATATAAATCGCAGGAAGAACAGCAGGCGGAAAACCACCGGAAAATGTTTTTGGCCATGGCGCAAGATATCCGGGTCATTTTGATCAAGCTCGCCGACCGGCTGCACAATATGCGGACGTTAAAACATTTGCCGGTGGAAAAGCAACGGCGCATTGCCAATGAGACGCTCGAAATTTTCGCTCCGCTCGCGCATCGGCTCGGCATTTCGAAAATCAAATGGGAGCTTGAGGATACGGCGCTTCGCTATTTAAACCCGCAGCAATATTACCGCATCGTCAATTTAATGAAGAAAAAGCGGGCCGAGCGCGAGCAATATTTGGAGGAAGTCATTCAAGAAGTGCGCGAACGGCTCAACGAAGTGCATATTCCTTGCGAAATTTCCGGGCGTCCGAAACATATTTACAGCATTTATCGAAAAATGGTGATGCAAAATAAACAGTTCAACGAAATTTACGATTTGCTCGCTGTCCGCATCATCGTCAACAGCATCAAAGACTGCTATGCTGTGCTCGGCATTATTCATACATGCTGGAAGCCAATGCCGGGGCGCTTTAAAGACTACATCGCCATGCCGAAGCCGAACATGTACCAATCGCTCCATACGACGGTGATCGGCCCAAAAGGCGAACCGCTTGAGGTGCAAATCCGCACGTTTGAAATGCATCAAATCGCCGAGTTCGGGATCGCCGCCCACTGGGCGTACAAAGAAGGAAAGACGATCAAACCCAACTCGTTTGAAGAAAAGCTGTCTTGGTTTCGGGAAATTTTGGAATGGCAAAACGACGCCAGCAATGCCGAAGAGTTCATGGAATCGCTCAAGATGGATTTGTTTTCCGACATGGTGTTCGTCTTCACGCCAAAAGGCGATGTCATCGAGCTGCCGGCCGGATCGGTGCCAATCGATTTCGCTTACCGCATCCATTCGGAAATCGGCAACAAGACGATCGGGGCGAAAGTCAACGGCAAAATGGTGCCGCTTGACTACAAGCTGCAAACGGGCGACATCGTCGAAATTTTAACTTCCAATCATTCGTACGGTCCGAGCCAAGACTGGCTGAAACTGGCGAAAACGTCGCAGGCGCGCAACAAAATCCGCCAGTTTTTCAAAAAGCAACGGCGCGAAGAAAACATCGAAAAAGGCAAAGAGATGGTCGAAAAAGAGGTGCGCAGCCTCGGCTTTGAGCCGAAAGAAGTGATGACGGCCGACAACGTAAAGCGCGTCGCCGAAAAGTTCAACTTCTCGAACGAAGACGATATGTATGCGGCAGTCGGCTATCATGGCATCACAGCGGCGCAAATCGCCCATCGGTTGACGGAAAAATGGCGAAAGCAGCGCGATCTCGAGGAACAGCAGCGCAAACTGGCCGAAGCGGTCTTCGAAGCCAAGCTGCCAGCTGGCAAAAAGCGCGACTGCGGCATTCGCGTCCAAGGAATGGACAACTTGCTCATCCGTTTGTCGCGCTGCTGCAACCCGGTGCCGGGCGATGAAATTATCGGCTTCATTACCCGCGGCCGCGGCATTTCCGTCCACCGCGCCGATTGCCCGAACGTCAAGACCGAAGAAGCGGCCGATCGGTTGATTGCCGTAGAATGGGAGAGCGGAGCAAACGGCGAGCGTGAATATAACGTGGACATTGAGATCACCGGATTTGACCGCCGCGGTTTGCTGAATGAGGTGCTGCAGGCGGTGAATGAAACGCGCACCGATATTTCCGCCGTCTCGGGACGCTCAGACCACCGACATAAAATTGCGACGATCCATATGACAATCGCCATTCATAATTTGAGCCACTTGCAAAAAGTCGTCGAACGAATCAAACAAATTCCCGACATTTATTCCGTCCAGCGCTTGATGAACAACTAA
- the aspS gene encoding aspartate--tRNA ligase, translating into MERTYYCGEVPETAVGERVVLKGWVQKRRDLGGLIFIDLRDRTGIVQVVASPDVSAEALGAAERVRSEYVLSVEGTVVARAPETVNPNIATGRIEIQAERIEIINEAKTPPFSISDDTDAAEDVRLKYRYLDLRRPVMFQTLALRHKITKTVRDFLDGERFLEVETPMLTKSTPEGARDYLVPSRVHPGEFYALPQSPQIFKQLLMVGGVERYYQIARCFRDEDLRADRQPEFTQIDIEMSFIEQEDIIDLTERMMAAVVKAAKGIDIPRPFPRITYDEAMSRYGSDKPDVRFGLELVDVSEIVRDSAFQVFARAVKEGGQVKAINAKDAASRYSRKDIDALGEFVGRYGAKGLAWLKAEGEELKGPIAKFFTDEEQAALCRALAVEDGDLLLFVADEKAIVAAALGALRLKLGKELGLIDEARLAFLWVTDWPLLEYDEEEGRYYAAHHPFTMPVRDDIPLLETNPSAVRAQAYDLVLNGYELGGGSLRIFERDVQEKMFRALGFSEEEAHRQFGFLLEAFEYGTPPHGGIALGLDRLVMLLAGRTNLRDTIAFPKTASASCLLTEAPGPVSAKQLEELHLAVVLPEKE; encoded by the coding sequence ATGGAACGCACATATTATTGTGGAGAAGTCCCGGAAACGGCTGTCGGCGAGCGTGTCGTGCTCAAAGGCTGGGTGCAAAAGCGCCGCGACTTAGGCGGGCTCATTTTCATTGACTTGCGCGACCGAACGGGCATTGTCCAAGTTGTCGCCAGCCCGGACGTGTCGGCTGAAGCGCTGGGGGCAGCGGAGCGCGTGCGGAGCGAATACGTCCTGAGCGTTGAAGGAACGGTCGTCGCCCGCGCGCCGGAGACGGTCAATCCGAACATCGCGACCGGCCGCATTGAAATTCAGGCGGAACGAATCGAGATCATCAACGAGGCAAAAACGCCGCCGTTTTCGATTTCCGATGATACGGATGCGGCGGAAGACGTGCGCTTAAAATATCGGTATTTGGATTTGCGCCGTCCAGTCATGTTTCAAACACTGGCGCTTCGCCACAAAATCACAAAGACGGTGCGCGACTTTTTGGACGGCGAACGCTTTTTGGAAGTCGAGACGCCGATGTTGACGAAAAGCACGCCGGAAGGGGCGCGCGACTATTTAGTGCCAAGCCGCGTCCATCCGGGCGAATTTTACGCCTTGCCGCAGTCGCCGCAAATTTTTAAGCAGCTGCTCATGGTCGGCGGCGTGGAACGGTATTACCAAATCGCCCGTTGCTTCCGTGACGAGGACTTGCGCGCTGACCGCCAGCCGGAGTTTACGCAAATCGACATCGAAATGTCGTTTATCGAACAAGAGGATATTATCGATTTAACCGAACGGATGATGGCTGCCGTCGTGAAAGCGGCCAAAGGGATCGACATCCCACGCCCGTTTCCGCGCATCACGTATGACGAGGCGATGAGCCGCTACGGCTCGGACAAACCAGATGTGCGCTTTGGCTTGGAACTTGTTGACGTATCGGAAATCGTCCGTGATTCAGCATTTCAAGTGTTCGCCCGCGCCGTCAAAGAAGGAGGTCAAGTGAAGGCGATCAACGCGAAAGACGCTGCGTCCCGCTATTCGCGCAAGGATATTGATGCTTTGGGCGAGTTTGTCGGCCGCTACGGGGCGAAAGGGCTCGCCTGGCTGAAAGCGGAAGGCGAAGAGCTGAAAGGACCGATCGCCAAGTTTTTCACCGATGAGGAACAGGCGGCGCTGTGTCGAGCGCTTGCTGTCGAAGACGGAGATTTGCTTTTGTTTGTCGCCGACGAAAAAGCGATCGTCGCCGCGGCGCTCGGCGCGCTGCGGCTGAAGCTTGGCAAGGAGCTCGGCTTGATTGACGAAGCGAGGCTCGCGTTTTTGTGGGTGACGGATTGGCCGCTTTTGGAGTATGACGAAGAAGAAGGGCGCTATTACGCCGCCCACCATCCGTTTACGATGCCGGTGCGCGACGACATTCCGCTGTTGGAGACAAACCCAAGCGCCGTCCGCGCGCAGGCGTACGATCTCGTCTTAAACGGTTATGAACTTGGCGGCGGCTCGCTCCGCATTTTCGAACGGGACGTGCAAGAAAAAATGTTCCGCGCCTTAGGGTTCAGTGAAGAAGAAGCGCACCGTCAGTTCGGATTCTTGCTTGAGGCGTTTGAATACGGCACTCCGCCGCACGGCGGCATTGCGCTTGGCCTTGACCGGCTGGTGATGTTGCTCGCTGGGCGCACGAACTTGCGCGATACGATCGCGTTTCCGAAAACGGCGAGCGCGAGCTGCTTGCTCACCGAAGCGCCGGGGCCGGTGAGCGCCAAGCAGCTCGAGGAGCTGCACTTGGCGGTTGTGCTTCCGGAAAAAGAATAA
- the hisS gene encoding histidine--tRNA ligase: MAFQIPRGTQDVLPGDSEKWQYVEHIARSLCSRYGYQEIRTPIFEHTELFLRGVGDTTDIVQKEMYTFEDKGGRALTLRPEGTAPVVRAFVEHKLYGSPNQPLKLYYSGPMFRYERPEAGRFRQFVQFGVEALGSSDPAIDAEVMALAMHIYEALGLKQIRLVMNSLGDLDSRRAHREALVRHFSDRIHELCPDCQTRLRTNPLRILDCKKDRDHELMATAPSILDYLNDESRAYFEKVKQYLTALDIPFVIDSRLVRGLDYYNHTTFEIMSEAEGFGAAATLCGGGRYNGLVQEIGGPETPGIGFALSIERLLAALEAEGVELPVESGLDCYVVAVGERAKDEAVRLVYALRRCGLRVDQDYLGRKLKAQLKAADRLGASFVAIIGDEELERQEAAVKHMESGEQTNVPLGELAHFLLERIGKEE; the protein is encoded by the coding sequence ATGGCTTTTCAAATTCCAAGAGGGACGCAAGATGTGCTGCCGGGTGACTCGGAAAAATGGCAATATGTCGAGCACATTGCCCGCAGCCTCTGCAGCCGGTATGGGTATCAGGAAATTCGGACGCCGATTTTTGAACATACGGAACTTTTTTTGCGCGGCGTCGGCGATACGACCGACATCGTGCAAAAGGAGATGTACACGTTTGAAGACAAAGGGGGCCGCGCGCTGACGCTCCGTCCGGAAGGAACGGCGCCGGTTGTCAGAGCGTTTGTCGAGCATAAGCTGTACGGAAGTCCGAACCAGCCGCTGAAATTGTACTACAGCGGGCCGATGTTTCGCTACGAGCGGCCGGAAGCGGGACGGTTCCGTCAGTTCGTCCAGTTCGGCGTCGAGGCGCTCGGCAGCAGCGACCCGGCGATTGACGCCGAGGTAATGGCGTTAGCGATGCATATTTACGAAGCGCTTGGCTTAAAACAGATCCGGCTTGTCATGAACAGCTTGGGCGACCTTGACAGCCGCCGGGCGCACCGAGAGGCGCTTGTTCGCCATTTTTCAGATCGCATCCACGAGCTGTGCCCGGACTGCCAGACGCGGCTTCGTACGAATCCGCTCCGCATTCTCGACTGCAAAAAAGACCGCGATCATGAGCTGATGGCGACGGCGCCATCGATTTTAGACTATTTAAATGATGAATCGCGCGCCTATTTTGAGAAAGTGAAACAATACTTGACAGCGCTCGACATCCCGTTTGTCATTGATTCCCGGCTCGTGCGCGGGCTTGACTATTACAACCACACGACATTTGAAATTATGAGCGAGGCTGAAGGATTCGGCGCGGCGGCGACGCTGTGCGGCGGCGGGCGTTACAACGGGCTTGTCCAAGAAATCGGCGGTCCGGAGACGCCGGGCATCGGCTTTGCCTTAAGCATCGAACGGCTGTTGGCCGCCCTAGAGGCGGAGGGCGTGGAACTGCCGGTAGAGAGTGGGCTTGACTGCTATGTCGTCGCCGTCGGCGAACGGGCGAAAGACGAGGCGGTCCGCCTTGTTTATGCATTGCGCCGCTGCGGATTGAGGGTCGATCAAGATTATTTGGGCCGAAAATTGAAGGCGCAGCTGAAGGCCGCCGACCGGCTTGGGGCATCATTTGTCGCCATTATCGGCGATGAAGAACTCGAGAGACAGGAAGCGGCGGTAAAGCATATGGAGAGCGGTGAACAAACGAACGTGCCGCTCGGCGAGCTGGCGCACTTTTTGCTTGAACGGATCGGGAAGGAGGAGTGA
- the recJ gene encoding single-stranded-DNA-specific exonuclease RecJ: protein MLKAKTRWEVERLDEQVVRRLAEEAGVPPLLARLLVRRGVRTASEAAAFLNPLEQPFHDPFLLDGMERAIQRLKRAIDAGERVLVYGDYDADGVCSTSVMVSALKEAGASVEFYIPNRFTEGYGPNMAAFRSAKERGVSVIVTVDNGIAAVKEIAAANEWGMDVIVTDHHEPGPVLPEAHAIIHPKQPGSTYPFRDLAGVGVAFKVAHALLGRVPRHLLDLVAIGTIADLVPLVGENRLFVAHGLEALRATERIGLRALFRQCRIDAAAINEQTVGFVIAPRLNAAGRLGGADPAVALLMTDDENEAVQLAAEMDELNRERQQLVAQIAEEAADMVRRQFPPEEHRVLVVAGEGWNAGVVGIVASKLVEQFYRPAVVLSIDREKGIAKGSARSIHGFDLFASLSQCRDLLPHFGGHPMAAGMTLSLDDVEELRQRLNDIAAETLSEDDFTPPTFIDASCSIAELTLSAARSLERFAPFGVGNPRPLVLIEGASVETMRRVGANGAHMKAVFSQDGAAIDAIGFGLGPLCEEIAPDARISAVGELSVNEWNGFAKPQLSLCDLAVSDCQLFDVRGCRDVRPLLERLPKEKRLVVSFRCETGQRPDVAPFRGELHCVPTEEEAGALSIDDRYVVLLDVPPRLALLSALLGSGRPARIYAVFAQPEAQFFRTFPTRDHFKWFYAFLHQHRSFPLAKRGGELARARGWTEETVHFMAKVFLELDFINEQNGVISLVHQPAKRDLHESPTYRRRRDELEAEHQLVYSTYEQLKRCLAEMTRSQTHEEANVSWT, encoded by the coding sequence ATGTTGAAAGCGAAAACGCGTTGGGAGGTGGAGCGCCTCGATGAGCAAGTGGTGAGGCGGCTTGCTGAGGAAGCCGGCGTCCCGCCCTTATTGGCGAGGCTTCTCGTCCGCCGCGGGGTGCGGACGGCCTCGGAGGCGGCGGCGTTTCTCAATCCGCTTGAGCAACCGTTTCATGATCCGTTTTTGCTTGACGGGATGGAGCGAGCGATTCAGCGTCTAAAGCGGGCGATCGACGCAGGTGAACGAGTGTTGGTATACGGCGATTATGATGCCGATGGCGTTTGCAGCACGTCGGTGATGGTGAGTGCTCTCAAGGAGGCGGGGGCGTCGGTCGAGTTCTACATTCCGAACCGATTTACGGAAGGATACGGGCCGAACATGGCGGCGTTTCGCTCCGCAAAAGAGCGCGGCGTTTCCGTCATTGTGACCGTCGACAATGGGATTGCGGCGGTCAAGGAAATTGCGGCCGCCAACGAGTGGGGGATGGATGTCATCGTAACGGATCACCACGAGCCAGGTCCGGTGTTGCCGGAGGCGCATGCGATCATTCATCCGAAGCAGCCGGGAAGTACATATCCGTTTCGCGATTTAGCCGGCGTCGGCGTTGCGTTTAAGGTAGCCCATGCCTTGCTTGGGCGGGTGCCGCGCCATTTGCTTGATTTGGTCGCGATCGGCACGATCGCTGATTTGGTTCCGCTTGTTGGGGAAAACCGCCTCTTTGTTGCACACGGGCTTGAAGCGTTGCGAGCGACGGAGCGCATCGGGCTGCGCGCTCTTTTTCGGCAATGCCGCATTGATGCGGCGGCCATCAACGAACAGACGGTCGGATTTGTCATCGCTCCGCGCTTGAACGCGGCGGGGCGCCTCGGCGGCGCCGATCCGGCAGTGGCGCTCTTAATGACGGACGATGAGAACGAAGCGGTGCAGCTGGCGGCGGAGATGGACGAGTTAAACCGCGAACGTCAGCAGCTTGTGGCACAAATCGCTGAAGAAGCGGCGGACATGGTGCGCCGCCAATTTCCTCCTGAGGAACATCGCGTCTTGGTTGTGGCAGGCGAAGGATGGAATGCCGGAGTGGTGGGCATTGTCGCTTCTAAGCTTGTCGAGCAGTTTTACCGCCCGGCGGTCGTGCTTTCAATCGACCGGGAAAAAGGGATCGCCAAAGGGTCAGCCCGCAGCATTCATGGGTTTGACTTATTCGCCAGCCTGTCGCAATGCCGCGACCTGTTGCCGCACTTTGGCGGCCACCCGATGGCGGCGGGGATGACATTGTCGCTTGATGATGTCGAAGAATTACGGCAACGGCTGAACGACATCGCCGCCGAAACGTTGTCTGAGGACGATTTTACGCCGCCGACGTTCATTGATGCTTCCTGTTCGATTGCTGAGTTGACGCTGTCGGCCGCCCGCAGCCTTGAGCGGTTCGCTCCGTTTGGCGTCGGCAATCCGCGGCCGCTTGTTCTCATTGAAGGGGCGTCCGTTGAAACCATGCGGCGCGTCGGGGCGAACGGAGCCCATATGAAAGCCGTCTTTTCCCAAGACGGGGCCGCGATCGATGCCATCGGCTTCGGCCTTGGGCCGTTATGCGAAGAAATCGCTCCGGATGCGCGCATTTCGGCGGTCGGGGAGCTGTCGGTGAACGAATGGAACGGGTTCGCCAAGCCGCAGCTGTCGTTGTGTGATCTGGCGGTCAGCGACTGCCAGCTGTTTGACGTCCGCGGCTGCCGCGACGTCCGTCCACTTCTTGAGCGGCTGCCAAAAGAGAAGCGGCTAGTCGTCTCCTTTCGCTGTGAAACTGGGCAGCGCCCGGACGTGGCGCCATTTCGCGGGGAGCTTCATTGCGTGCCGACCGAAGAAGAGGCGGGCGCCTTATCGATTGACGACCGCTATGTCGTGCTGCTTGACGTGCCGCCGCGGCTGGCCTTGCTGTCGGCGCTTCTTGGCAGCGGGCGGCCGGCGCGCATTTACGCGGTGTTTGCCCAGCCCGAGGCGCAATTTTTCCGCACGTTTCCGACGCGCGACCATTTTAAATGGTTTTACGCCTTTTTGCATCAACACCGTTCGTTTCCGCTCGCCAAGCGCGGTGGTGAGCTGGCCCGCGCCCGCGGTTGGACGGAAGAGACGGTTCATTTTATGGCGAAAGTATTTTTAGAGCTTGACTTTATCAACGAACAAAACGGCGTCATTTCGCTCGTTCATCAGCCGGCGAAGCGCGATTTGCACGAATCGCCGACGTACCGCCGGCGGCGGGACGAGCTCGAGGCGGAGCATCAGTTAGTCTATTCCACTTACGAGCAATTGAAACGCTGTTTGGCGGAAATGACACGTTCGCAAACGCACGAGGAGGCAAACGTATCATGGACTTAA
- a CDS encoding adenine phosphoribosyltransferase produces MDLKQYITIVPDFPKPGIMFKDITTLMDNGPAYKYATDQIVQYAREKQIDIVVGPEARGFIIGCPVAYALGVGFAPVRKEGKLPREVVRVEYGLEYGTDVLTMHKDAIKPGQRVLITDDLLATGGTMRATIDLVEQLGGVVAGLAFLIELTELGGRKKLEGYDILTLMQF; encoded by the coding sequence ATGGACTTAAAACAATACATTACGATTGTGCCCGATTTCCCGAAGCCGGGCATCATGTTTAAAGATATTACAACGCTGATGGACAACGGTCCGGCGTACAAATATGCGACCGACCAAATTGTTCAATATGCGCGCGAAAAACAAATCGATATCGTCGTTGGTCCGGAAGCGCGCGGCTTTATCATCGGATGCCCAGTCGCCTATGCGCTTGGCGTCGGATTTGCGCCGGTGCGCAAGGAAGGGAAGCTGCCGCGCGAAGTCGTCCGTGTGGAGTATGGCCTGGAATATGGAACAGATGTCTTGACGATGCATAAAGATGCCATTAAGCCAGGGCAGCGCGTGTTGATCACCGACGATTTGCTGGCGACGGGCGGGACGATGCGGGCGACGATCGATTTGGTGGAACAGCTCGGCGGAGTGGTGGCCGGATTGGCGTTTTTGATTGAGCTTACCGAGCTTGGCGGCCGCAAAAAATTGGAAGGCTACGATATTTTGACGCTGATGCAGTTTTAA